Genomic window (Candidatus Bathyarchaeia archaeon):
AAAAATGGACATATCGTATCCAAGTCTAACAGAAAAACTGTTAGACAAAACAACAGGAGAGATGGGTGATATGAACAGCACTAAAGAGGTTCAGGTTAAGCTTATGAAGGGTCTCCTAGATCTGATTGTGCTTCAGTTTCTCAGCAGCCAGCCCATGCATGGCTATCAGATAATCACCAAGATCCGCAAAACTTTTGGTGTTTACTTTGGTCCAAGCACTATTTACCCGCTTCTGAATGCCCTGGAGAGAAGCGGCTACGTGAAGAGCGAGTGGGACATGAGTAATGAGAGGCCCCGGAAAGTGTATAAGCTCACGGCTGAGGGGCGGAATCTTTTGAGTTATACTGAGGACTCGTTGAACTTTATATGCAAGAAGATAGGGGCGGCGGGAATATCAAAGGAAATAGCCGTGGAGGAGGGTTCAGCTCAACCGGCGCTGCATTCTCTTGTTAAGGGCGGCAATGGCGTAAAACCTCGGGCCCCCCTCCTGAAGTAGTTGCCGTTAAGCCGGGGAGAAAGGAGACCTTTCGTAGCTGAGGTTTGTCGCGCCCTTTATTAGTCTCCTTCCCATCCTCTAATTTTGGTGTCGTTTTGGATAGAGTGGACCTTCTGATTTATGGATGCTATGTCTTGCCGATGAGCAGTAGAGTTGTGATTGAGGATGGAGCCATAGCCGTAAAGGATGGAAAAATAGTTTTTGTTGGAAAGGGTTCGTCTCTCCGTGGATTGAAGGCGGAGGAGAAAATTGACGCTAGGGGAAAGGTTGCAATTCCAGGTCTTGTGAACTGTCACACTCATGTGGCGATGACTCTTTTTCGAGGTTTGGCTGAGGACAAGCCTTTGAATGTTTGGCTGAGGGAGGCTATTTGGCCTTTAGAGGCGAAAATAACCGTGGAGGATGTTTATGCGGGGGCGCTTTTGGGCTGTTTGGAAATGTTGAAGAGCGGAACCACCTGTTTTGCTGACATGTATTTTTATGAAAGGGCCGTTGCAGAGGCTGTTCGTGAAAGCGGCATGAGAGGGGTTCTGGCAGAAGGCATTATTGAAGCTGGAAATAGGGAAATGGGCGAAAAAATGTTCAATAACAGCGTGGGTTTTGCGGAGAGCTTTAAAGGTTTTGCAGATGGAAGAGTGACCACCATGCTGGCCCCTCATGCCGCATACAGTTGTAGTCCGGAACTGCTCAGGAAAGTTAGGGAGAAAGCTTCCGAGCTTGGTGTGGGCGTTCATATTCATCTTGCGGAATCCACCGACATGTTTAGGGAGTTTGAAAGGGTTTACGGTTGTAGTGAAGTTGAGTTTCTCCGTAGGCTGGGGTTTTTTGAAGGGCATGTGCTTGCAGCCCACTGTATAGACTTGTCGGAGGCGGATAGGCGTATTTTGGCTGAACATGGCGTTAAGGTTGTCCATGCACCCGTTGCCAATATGAAGCTTGGCTTGAACGCGGCGAGGGTTAAGGAGCTTATGGATTTAGGTGTTAACGTGGCATTGGGCACAGATGGACCGGCCAGCAATAACGCTCTAGACATGTTTGAAACTATGAAGTTTGCCGCCTTGCTGCAGAAGCATGTTTATCGCAGTCCCGGAATCCTATCTGCCTACGAAGTTTTGAGGATGGCAACCTTAAATGGAGCCAAAGCCTTGGGGCTTGAAGGGGTTATAGGCTCATTGGAGGTTGGGAAAAAGGCGGACATAGTGCTTGTTGATCTTTCGAAGCCTCACCTTAGGCCCCTACATGATGTTTACGCCGTCTTAGTTTATTCAGCCCGTGGAAGCGATGTGGACACAGTCATAGTTGACGGGAAAATCCTTGTAGAAAACGGTAGGGTTCTAGTGTTGGATGAAGGGGCCGTGATGGAAAGGGCTGAAAGGTGCGCAGCGGATCTTCTTGCACGTAAACCTTAAGTACTGCATTTAAGCGGAGATTTTCAAGTCTGGAATGTAGAATGTCCACGATAATTCGAATTGAAAACTTGACAAAAAAGTTTGGAACCTTCACGGCGGTTGATCACCTGAACTTGGAAATTGAGGAAGGGGAGATCCTCGGCCTTTTAGGTCCAAACGGTGCTGGAAAAACCACGACTATTCTCATGCTTGCAACGGTTATAAAGCCCACGGAGGGTACAGCCTACGTTGGAGGCTATGACATTAGGAAGAACCCGGACAAGGTGCGCGAGCTTTTAGGAGTTGCCTTCCAGGAGCCTAAAATGCTGTGGGTCAGCACCCCATGGGACGTGGTTAACTGGCATGCCAAGGTCTGCGGGCTGTCAACGCAAGAGCGTAAAAAGAGGGTCCGCGAGGTCCTCGAGGCCTTGGACATGTGGGAGTATCGCCATAGAAGTGTTCACGCCCTTTCCGGTGGAATGCGAAAGCGGGTTGAAATAGCTAAGGTGCTGATTCAAA
Coding sequences:
- a CDS encoding amidohydrolase — translated: MDLLIYGCYVLPMSSRVVIEDGAIAVKDGKIVFVGKGSSLRGLKAEEKIDARGKVAIPGLVNCHTHVAMTLFRGLAEDKPLNVWLREAIWPLEAKITVEDVYAGALLGCLEMLKSGTTCFADMYFYERAVAEAVRESGMRGVLAEGIIEAGNREMGEKMFNNSVGFAESFKGFADGRVTTMLAPHAAYSCSPELLRKVREKASELGVGVHIHLAESTDMFREFERVYGCSEVEFLRRLGFFEGHVLAAHCIDLSEADRRILAEHGVKVVHAPVANMKLGLNAARVKELMDLGVNVALGTDGPASNNALDMFETMKFAALLQKHVYRSPGILSAYEVLRMATLNGAKALGLEGVIGSLEVGKKADIVLVDLSKPHLRPLHDVYAVLVYSARGSDVDTVIVDGKILVENGRVLVLDEGAVMERAERCAADLLARKP
- a CDS encoding PadR family transcriptional regulator, which gives rise to MNSTKEVQVKLMKGLLDLIVLQFLSSQPMHGYQIITKIRKTFGVYFGPSTIYPLLNALERSGYVKSEWDMSNERPRKVYKLTAEGRNLLSYTEDSLNFICKKIGAAGISKEIAVEEGSAQPALHSLVKGGNGVKPRAPLLK